The DNA sequence ATTCTGCAGCAAAAAACCGCTCTCGTACTGGAGAGAAGCCGGGGAAACTCTCAACAGCGGCTCAGAAACGGGAGAGGGAGGAGCCCTTGGGGAAGATGGAAGAATCTCCGATCCCTGTTTTGACAGAGTGGCGCATATTGAGGGATTTCGGCGGGAGCAGGGGAGGCGGCCGGAGGATGTTCTGACGTGGTAGTTTGGGGAGAATTTGGAATAGTTGATGGGAGAGTTCGCGGTGGCGGAGCGCAGAGCTTCCATtttaagagatgagaaatGCGAATTGCCgtcttctttaatttttatttataattaaggCTTTATGTTTGACCAGATTGAATTGTGGGTGCCCAATGGGAGGTCACAATTACTCATCACTCAATCTCGATTGTATTTGTTGCTGCAAATTTCATACATGCTTTCGACTTCTGCTTATGTGATCAACTGATCATggttataattaatattaattttataatctcATTGTCAATGTTAATATTGTTACTCAATAGGCGTAGAGGGCCAAAATACAACGCTAGatactactactccctccatatTTTAGATCATTATTTGCTAGatactactactccctccatattttagatcattattttttcttttagtttgtcccatttaaattatttaatcatttttctaCTCTTACCTTATCACACTCAATGTTAATGCTAATGCTACTGAGGTTACCCATTAAGCGTGGCGGCGCAATACATTGCATCGCTAGTATATCTATCACAAGCTTGCATCTACTCACTAGACATCTATGTTTCCACCAATACCCAATAAACACGTTATGTGTTATTGTCTATTTATGAAGCCATGGTACAACTTAAATTAAAGcaaattttaatagttatAGAAGTATGCCTCTGCTTTAGCTTGAGGAGTACATTTTTAGGAATTGAGATTATTCGATCAATGTGGTGACAAATCAAATTGATTATGTTTACCCTACGAGAAATTGTATCTTAATTTCTTAAAGTTTACATTGTCGCAGGCACTTGTCAACCATGAATAATACAACTCAAAAAACCAGTTAACTAAACTCAAAATTACCtaaaaaaatcgattttttGTTAACActaataaatggagtatatttcaTGTTTGATTATAAATGGAAGTAAAGCATATCCTGCAGATGCAGAAATCAAATTTCTGTCAACTCTAATGAACATATTTCATGTTTGAATATAAGTCAATGCAATGCATATCCTGCAGATGCAGCATGAGTTTTCATGTAGACTGAATGTGATATGTCAAGGCATATAATAGGGTACGGTCACTACTAATTAAACTCAACGTCAAGAACTTGGAAAATATATGAAACGGAGTATTCATCCTTCAGTTGACAGCAACTCCGGCAGAAATGTAATTTGAACCCAGGGCGTCTGAATTGGGATCTTTGGCCTTATTAGATAATTTGAGCACCTGAACAGCCTCTTCAACCTTAGCGGCTAGTGACTCCGGTGTATCCAACAGAACTAGTAGTTCACTGTTGTCCATTTCCAGAAGCATGCCTGTTATCTTTGCTGCTAGATCAGGCTGCATTTGCAACATCATGTAAAAATTGTCACTATGgtaaatgttaaattttaatgaggaAAACTAGGAAGATTTTAACTCATTGACCTGATGATGAGCAACCAGAGGATAAAGACGCTCCCCAAGAATATGTTTCTGTTGCTCTGGAGGAGCTGCAGCGAGCACGCTACTTAACATTTCAGACCCCTTACCATCAGCTCCAGCTGATAACAAAATAGGCTGAACAAATATTCAAGATTAGGGTGAGTTGCACGCATGTGTTGAACAGCAGATGACTTGGATATGTTACATGGAAAGTACCAAAATGGGCATAATACTGAAACGCACCTGCTGATTGTTTGAATCTTTAGATGAAGCCAGAGAGTGAATTGGCCGTTGCAAATGTGATGGATATGTACGACCGGCAGCCTGTGGTAGAATATTCCCGTTCACCATTGCTCTTTGTCTTTGTCTAAAATTGTTGGGAGCCTTTAAGAAATAGAGAGAAGAGCTTATGTAAGAAATTATGCTAACCAGTATATGGACGAAGCTCGTATAGAAAAAACTACTAAGAAATCAGTGCTACTGACAAAGGTCATAGGATGAAGAACTGGTCTGGAAGGATTTGGAATGCCATTAGCCCTCCATCCTGGCCTGATTCCTTGCTGCTGATACATCACACTAGGCTGTGCAGGCATCTGTGGAACAACTCCAGGGGCTGGATAATATAGATGAGAGTATCCTCCCTGAATAACAGGTGACGGTGGTCCTGATAACCCCGCCATATGTTGAGCATATATAACTTGCAACTGCACTTGTCTTTCCTCTTTTCTTTGAGCAATTGCTACATATAATGGCTTCCTTCGCAAAATCAACCCTGTAATACATGCACAACTAAGAACTTCAGCATCACGATATTAGTATGCTAAGTGGAATTATAATGCAGCAAGTGCTCTGAAACATATTTTGCTTCATATAGGAAAATTACCTCCCCACACACTTTGATGCATcgaaaataaagttaataatATGCATTCATGCACATCCATTTCAGTGTATAGAATGGAATGTGATAAGATATGCTTGGTGGGGTTGCTTATGCATGCCATTTAAACCATACTACATATAACAAGAACAAGCAGCCTTGTCATTCCATAATGAGCCTCATGAACCCAATACTTTTCATTCACTATTTTAGAATGCttctaacaaaattttgtcAGTATCCCCATCAGAAATTTGAGCAAAGAACAAGAGATAACAAGTGCAAATATGATTGTGCCTCATGAACCCAATACgtctaaaaaaattcaaatgttgttttataaatattagtagaaGTAAAAAACCCACCATGGAAAGTATACACAGCTTTATTTGCCTCCTCGGGTGTTGAGAAGCAAACAAATCCATACCCTCTGCTTAATCCTTTATCATCTCTCATTATCTTTGCAGAGGTAATCGTGCCACACTGACTAAAATGCAATCGTAGCTCATCATCAGAAATTTCATCATCAATATTCTTTACATACACATTCGAAGCCTGCAATCAGTAGATTTAAGGAATATCATattcatgtaaaaaaatactactgtaTTACAAAATGACTGTACATATAAATTAACTCCTGTGGGACCTGGTATTTCAGGATCTGTTCCTTCCTTTTCTCCTCAAACTGGCGGCGTAACATTTCCTCGCgttcagattttttttgtgcCCGGGCAACATATAAAACCTTTGACCCTGTTGAATGAATGGATTATACCACAAATTTTTTAACACAGTTATGTGGCATAATCTtactacaaaattttattatagtacttTATAACCATCGTACCAAGTTGTGATCCATTCAAAGCTTCTACTGCAGATTTGGCATTTTCTGCTTTGTCAAAATTAACAAACCCAAAGCCTCTTGATGCACCATTCTCATCTCTTGAGATGATTAAGCTCGCAATTTTTccaaattgagagaatttttCCTCAAGAACTTCCTCAGATATTTCTGTATCTAGATTCTTCACATACAGGTTTGTGTACTTCACCTCTTGACAAGGAAGAGTTCGCTCActttttttgacaaatttaGATACAAACCTATGGAAAAAACCTTTGTCAGTGAAAAGATGTAAAATATGGAGAAGATAAATTATCTCTCGCatcaaatcaaagaaaaaatgcACAATGAGAAACAAGAAGCGAGGCAAAACAAGGAGAATATGCCATACATCTGTTTTCCTCCATCAGCTAAGCCATTGAGCTTCTCGATGGCTGCTTTTGCAGAGGCTTCAGACTCAAACTGGACAAAGCCATATCCTCTGCTCTTCCCATCATCAGAAGTCACTACTTTACAAGATAATACATCACCAAAAGTCTGAAACATTTCTTGAAGCTTAACGCTATCTATTGAGTCGCTCAAATTCTACAATGAAAACAAAGAGGTAAACTGTTCTGTTCAGATAAGTGGATCATGAACCAATTAGGATATTCCaagaaatagtactccatattaaataaaatagaatttcagAGTTACCTTGACAAAAACATTTCCAACTCCACTTCTTCGTCCATCCGGGTCGCGACGTGACCACATAACTCTTATCACTTTTCCATTCAATGTGGAATGGTTTTTCAACTCAATGGCACGAATGGCTACAGAAAAGCAAGGGGTTAAAGAGTATATCATTAGGAGCAAGTAATTATGGCAAATTACTAATTGTAGAATCATGTGAGTTAAGTCGATGGCACCACAATTTTTTTGGTCAAGAACCACCAACTTATAAGTTCCAAAATATACAAGTATTCAGGAATAATCAGACCGAGAATCAGACTCCCACATAAAGTGAGCCTTAAATACTCTCCACACAAGAggagtttgaatttattatacatGCAGATAGAGACTAAAATCTCAATGAGTTGTGTAATAAGAGAATGACGCACATTCCATTCCCAAATGATCCAGGCTGAGGAAGGGTTCAAACCCACATGGACTTCAAAATATTGAGTAAAACTTAAATAACTATGTTGTGACAGGAATCCTTGCAGCCAGGTGACTTTGGCTGATTTAAATGAACACAATTAGCTATCCCCAAATAATTTGATGATATGCATACAATTCAGCAAAAGAAGTGGTGCAGCATTGTGCCTCCCTGTGAAGCCGATACGATTATCATAACCACATTGGATCAGGATCCATTAGGcaacaaaattatcaaatatatcatttaatcTATGTTCGTACATGCATCAATTATATCTAACCTCTCTAATCATGAAAATGTACCAATAATACTAGAGTCAAACGGATACACAAACAACAATTATTCAACACAAACAGCTCCAATCACGAACCAACGCAGTCACAACACATCCCAATCCAATCCTCCACACCACGCACCCCTTCAATTTACACAATACAGCCACACACACATACAGAAGGAAaataaatgtgaataaaaaaagaattaccGTCTTGAGGCGAAACAAGGTTGACGTATCCATAACAGAGGGAGCGGCCGGTGGAGGAATTGAGGCAGACACGGACGGAGGTCAGGGAATTGAACTCTTTGAAAGCCTCGAGCAAAACAGCATCGTTGACGTCGGGATGCAAGTCTCCGACGTAGAGAGACGCCGGCGTGGCCGGAACTGCCGATTCCAACGCCATTGACATTTCGATGACCAAGAGCAAGGAGGAACGATCTGCTCCGTTTGTGGATCAAAAATTGGAGGCGGAATATGAGAGAATTGTGTGGTATTAGGTTGGGAGTTACGATGGATTGCAGATTTGGAAATCACATAACGCAggagattttattttccaaaaatgaaaatggaaaaaggatGGTAATTGAGGATGAAAATACAGAGTAGGAGGTGTGTTGAGGGTAAATTGCATGGACGCGGGAGTTTTGTGCCGTTTCGCTCAAGGGGTGCCGTAAACAGCGTCGCTACTCTCCGCACCGGCGCGTTGTTTCACTTTCCCCGTTGTTTCTATTGATtccaatatttcatatttttacgAAGAAAATGGGTTgattatatttgtaatattggAAGGAATGAGATTCAATTTAGattcaattaaattgttaTCCTACCAACGGGTCGCACCACGGTTGGCAGCGCGGAGATGTGGTGACCATGAGGTCACGAAGACTTCTGGCCTTAATCTGCAAGCCCGGTAGAGTAGGATTAATCGGATTCCGCCAAAAGACAAGTTCAGTACACCTGTAgcttaagaaaaaaaattattatccGATTGTCTTAATAATAGGGGAGTCGGGATTCACATCACATACACAACACAACTTTTAATACTTGTatcgattttattttaattttttcaacttgtaattttattttattaatttcagtTCGTATCGATTTCATTGTGACATGACACTTTAAAAGATACCcaagtataaaataagttatattcataaatcttcatgttaattatttgaaaCTGAGTTATTAAAAGTTTCAAAAATTGGGGTAAAGTTGAAAATCTTGGGATCGAATTGATTCAATGACTAAATATTGATgacaaattcaataaatttgtaaaattattaaatgataTTCACTCGTATGTCATTAAATGTCTTGTACTGTTATATAGTCTAAGAATGTACATAATTCaagatattattttacttttattattcttgGCAAATTGATTCAACATCCCCACAAACGTATTTTGCtgatatttgtaaaattgataCTTCGTggtcccctaaaaatagaaagtttagaGAAATTGTGAAATTAGTAAAGTGTGAATAAGTGTCAGTGGATAATGAGATCCGCcttattactagtataataaGTGGTAAAAAAGTttccaacaaataaaaaatgaactaattttgtgggataaactaaaatgtTAAAAGGAAACTATTGTTCAGGGACAgaaagtttgtctcattttaccattttagttcGTTCCACAAAgttttttccaattaaaatctttCTAAAAGTGGACAATAAATACATCCCTGAATCTCCTCAATATACACACctcaattttaatacaaagtccaacaatttcttaaaacttgcaCCAAGTCAAATTttgtggaacggagagagtaatatttacactatactaactttttccgcccatttaaatttacatttcttaagacttagattaaataaaaatggattaTTTAATCTTGGATGGAGAAAGTACGATAGACGGAATCATTAATCCTCGTAATATTTGTGCAACCAATTATGTGTGTACATAAGAGATTGAACATTTTTATGGAAATACGTcgaaatttatatttgttcaACCAGATTAAGATTATGGTGTATCCATATTAGAAATATTAAGCACATTACACGTCATCCCAGCAATTTATTCAAAGTGGGATGCATGACATCTTCAATGCACAATGagaaaaattattcatatgtaataaatatataatatatatttaattaatatgctaTACTAGTATAGAAGATACGATATGGAATAAGAATgacatttcataaattttgacacattacaaaacataatttattgtaCATGAAATGTTTTGTCAAATTTCAAAgtagattttaaaattcaaatattttctatatttaactttaaaaaacttaaatttatttatctatgattgcattatattagtaaaaaatatatataaattaaaaattttattttatttgataatccATCATCCATGCTTATCAAATTAGCAAAGGCACATAAATGGTAGGTAAACCTTACTTTCCACTAACTGATTTCACCCACATTctattaataaaactaatacttttacataaaaattggtctcacattccattatcttttcacacctacttttttttatatttcttaaaattcgtgccgaacttaaatgagactcctaatgttAAATGGAAGGAGTAGATTTTATAGGTTCTACCAAAATGGGGCCCTAAGTCGATAGTGAATAATAGTTCACGAGCTGACTCAACTCAACACtccacatgtacaaatatAGAACAACACTTGATATGGGCTACCTatgttaaaatatactccctccgtcaggGATAGATCTAGAAAATGTTCACTGAAGGGGCAAAAATACATGTGGGGGTATTTGAAGTatttgaggaggggcatttaaagaagaaactaatattatattttttctacaaTAGATTCTATACAtagatatgaaattttgagGGAGGACATTTGCCCCTCGTGCTTGCCAATCAGATCCGTCCCtgccctccgtcccattgaagatgacacactttcctttttagtttatcccaactaaaatgacacattacttaaaatgaaaacacatttatctttactttattccctctctcttactttactctctcctctctacgtacaaaataaatttgcataaaatctcgtgccgcccaagaaagaggtcatcttccttgggacggagggagcacaAGTTTGAAAATCAAAGCTCCCATTTCCTTGTTGCATGCAAAGTTTTCCATTTTATGGGCCCCAATCCCATTAGAAAAGCAGTTACAGCAAACGATGACGTTTTAAGCCAACTCCTGCCACCCTATACAGACGCCAAGAAACCAATTTTTTAACCCTACGCGCCATCTCTCACTCAATCCAACGGCTAATAAATATCTTGACCCACCCGTTCTTATCGTCGCCGTTGATTGCTGGTCCCCAACATCAATCTCTTAATTGAAGTTGTACTTGTACATATTTAGACGACTTTCACTATATATGCTcgagattaatttatttttcctagTTTTACTAGTAATAGTTCATATCACCCACAACTAAATTGGGATAAACTCTCACCTGTCTTAGCGTCTTAAATAAATAGCCGTTCAAACCAAATAGTGGATGAGAATCACCTAAAAATTCATACTACAAGTCATGAAGGCTAGCTAGTGGTGCATGCAATCgtattattaaaattccaaaaatattttatgtgaacattttaatagtatttgattGTTAGTATTTATGTCACCATTTTATGTCAAGCGtggactaaaaatatttagcataacattaataatatatactcctatcaCTTGGGattctaattataattaaaattctaattaatattataacaataatgtaattaattaaacaaaataaaatgttatacACATGTGTTATAGATACATGATTTGGAGTGAGGTGAAATACTTGTGGAATTCAAAGAaacccctctctctctaatatCTATCTCTCCTCTCTTTCCCATGAGACAAATGCAGGTGCCTCCATGGCTGGAGAGACTGCTAAGAACAGAATTCTTCAACCTTTGCCGCACCCACGGCGAGGGCAGCCGGAGCGAATGCAATATGTATTGCTTAGA is a window from the Salvia hispanica cultivar TCC Black 2014 chromosome 1, UniMelb_Shisp_WGS_1.0, whole genome shotgun sequence genome containing:
- the LOC125201911 gene encoding polyadenylate-binding protein 7-like, translated to MSMALESAVPATPASLYVGDLHPDVNDAVLLEAFKEFNSLTSVRVCLNSSTGRSLCYGYVNLVSPQDAIRAIELKNHSTLNGKVIRVMWSRRDPDGRRSGVGNVFVKNLSDSIDSVKLQEMFQTFGDVLSCKVVTSDDGKSRGYGFVQFESEASAKAAIEKLNGLADGGKQMFVSKFVKKSERTLPCQEVKYTNLYVKNLDTEISEEVLEEKFSQFGKIASLIISRDENGASRGFGFVNFDKAENAKSAVEALNGSQLGSKVLYVARAQKKSEREEMLRRQFEEKRKEQILKYQASNVYVKNIDDEISDDELRLHFSQCGTITSAKIMRDDKGLSRGYGFVCFSTPEEANKAVYTFHGLILRRKPLYVAIAQRKEERQVQLQVIYAQHMAGLSGPPSPVIQGGYSHLYYPAPGVVPQMPAQPSVMYQQQGIRPGWRANGIPNPSRPVLHPMTFAPNNFRQRQRAMVNGNILPQAAGRTYPSHLQRPIHSLASSKDSNNQQPILLSAGADGKGSEMLSSVLAAAPPEQQKHILGERLYPLVAHHQPDLAAKITGMLLEMDNSELLVLLDTPESLAAKVEEAVQVLKLSNKAKDPNSDALGSNYISAGVAVN